GGAGAAATCCTCCTTGGTCAACGCACGGGTCTTGCCGCCGCGGGTGGGCAGGTTGGCCTCGATGGCGTCTTTGACCGCCAGGAAACGGCTGTAAGCATGCCGCAGAAAGATCAGGCCCATCACGGGCAGAAAATACTCGTTGCTGGCGTAATTTGAATTCGCCCGCAGCATGTCTGCCGCGCTCCAGAGTCGTTTTTCAATGGCTTCGATATGTTCCAGTTGGGCCAAGGTGGTGCTCCGTTTATTTTGGAACTAGGCGGGATTTAGTTTATTTTTTGCGATACGGATGCGTCTGGAAAGATGCGGCCTTGAACTCGGAAGTATCTCTGCGTTGATGGATCTTCTGCAGCCGAGTTACTTGCTCCATGGCCTGAACAGTTATCCCTGAACAGCTACCAGGGAAGGCTGATAGGCTGCCGGTGGAGCGTAGCCCAGCAGGGTGCAGATGGTGGCCGCGACATTGGCTAGGCCGGGGGGTCTGGGGCTGAGGTCAGGCGGAGGGTGTTTTGACCGTGGAAGTCCTTGACGATGAACGGCACCGAGTTCAGGGTATGGGCGACCATGGGTGACCGTTTGCCGTTTTTTTCGGTCCACATGCATTCGGCGTTGCCGTGGTCCGAGGTGATGACGGCAATGCCGCCGGCATCGGCGACGGCGTCCGGAATGCATCCCAGGCAGAGGTCCACGGTGGCCACGGCAATCTACGGCCACCTGGACGGGGACAACGTGCTCAAAGCCTTGACCCGACTGCTCGCTCCGGGCAATGATTTGGACAGTGGCAAGCTCCTGGCGGAAAAGCTTCGCCTTGCTGTAGTTGATCACGACTTTCCCATCCCATGTACCGTCCCCTCCAGCTTCGGTGTCGCGGCCTATCAGCCTGGCGACACGGAATTGAGCCTGGCCAACCGTGCAGACCAAGCGCTGTATCGGGCCAAGGAGTAGGGGCGGAACCGGGTTGAAGTGATGCAGACGTGACGGATTGGTCTTCCGGGTCGGACAGTCCTTCGACCCGAAAGAACCGTCGCAGTTTGGCTCAGGCTTGGGTACCGATCAAAGGCAACTCCCTGTCGATACGAAAAAAAACAAGGAATCGGATCTTTCCTTCCGGCTCCAGCTCCTTTGGGTAGCAGCGCCGACACAGCTCGTACATAAGTTCGCTGTCCTGTTCTTCGCGCAGCTTGGTGATGGCCAGGCGTTTGCCTTTGTAGCCAGGCCCGTTCTCGATAAAAAGATAATGGGCCTTGGGATTTTCCAAGACATTCTTGTGACTCAGCTTGTTGTTCATGATCACGGCAAGAGTGCCGTCATCCATGACATGCGGCCTGGCATAGATGGCGGCATTGACCGCGCCAGAAGCGTCGGCAGTTGACAGAACTCCTATGCCATGAGTTTCATTAAAGTAAGTCTTTAAGTCCATGTTCTCTCCTTGTGCGTTAACATTGCATTTTTCGTCATCTGTCTTCCCAAAATGCGTTTCCGTTTCGCTCCTCAACTCCCAAGGACTTGCCTTTCCGGTCCCTTTTGCTCAGCAGATAATAACCCACTATCTTATCAAATATATCCGAAGCGTTCGAAGCAGTCCAGAAAAACGCTCCAACTGCGCCGCCAGATCTGCGCCGTATTGCCGTAAGATCTCCAAAGCAGGCTAATTCTTGGCTTGTCGACTGTCCAGCAACGGAGCCAAGCCTTCCGGTTCTGCTGGTAATTTCCTGACTTCTCAAAAACCTGTGGCGAGCATGGCCTGGATGCCCGCTCCCCGTCAGCAACAGGTTTATTGCTGATTGAAAACATAATTCACCAGGGGGGGCTGATACGCCTCCGGAGAGGCGTAG
This is a stretch of genomic DNA from Desulfonatronum thioautotrophicum. It encodes these proteins:
- a CDS encoding pyridoxamine 5'-phosphate oxidase family protein, with the protein product MDLKTYFNETHGIGVLSTADASGAVNAAIYARPHVMDDGTLAVIMNNKLSHKNVLENPKAHYLFIENGPGYKGKRLAITKLREEQDSELMYELCRRCYPKELEPEGKIRFLVFFRIDRELPLIGTQA